In Malus sylvestris chromosome 15, drMalSylv7.2, whole genome shotgun sequence, a single genomic region encodes these proteins:
- the LOC126602859 gene encoding uncharacterized protein LOC126602859 gives MAQSRSNVIKMITERVGEVAYRLELPLELSKVHNVFHVSMLIKYVSDPSHVIPPQPLEINPYLTYDEEPVMILDWKDKILLNKTIHMVKVLWKNHSIEEATWEMEDRMQDLYLRLFFDY, from the exons atGGCTCAATCGAGGTCAaatgtgatcaaaatg ATCACCGAGcgagttggtgaagttgcctatCGGCTTGAGCTACCTCTAGAATTATCAAAGGTGCATAACGTATTTCACGTGTCTATGCTTATTAAATATGTCTCTGATCCGTCGCACGTAATTCCTCCTCAGCCATTGGAGATTAACCCATACTTGACTTACGATGAGGAGCCGGTGatgattttggattggaaagacaagATTCTCCTGAACAAGACCATTCACATGGTGAAAGTTTTATGGAAGAACCACTCAATCGAGGAAGCTACTTGGGAAATGGAAGATCGTATGCAGGACTTATACCTACGTCTGTTCTTTGATTATTGA